The Armatimonadota bacterium genome includes a window with the following:
- a CDS encoding inositol monophosphatase produces the protein MQDYSDALRIAEHVARSVRDAVRPLLDDPDAGQTAGVAASGDTTFNMDIAAEEALVRAVESAGCPLACYSEDEGLKVFGGNPRWLLIVDPVDGTRPAAAGFEACAVSVAVARFVEDARCSDVVAGAVYEVRRDRLYRASRGGGAEGVFEGKVRRLEPYPPPDIRLLRWTLEVVSRPSELNFAAAGPLIDATTLRGGFFVLNSSAFSLCQVAAGRMSGMVDLSGRLLAEFAERVSLFAELGHGRPMGLWAYDIAAAALIAQEAGCTVTDAFGKPLDSIRLTRTQDEDMASCVCAASKELHEGMMRLLEQGLATLRQPRGL, from the coding sequence TTGCAGGATTACTCTGATGCTTTGCGCATCGCGGAGCATGTGGCCCGGAGCGTGCGCGACGCGGTGAGACCGTTGCTCGACGATCCTGACGCAGGGCAGACGGCAGGAGTCGCGGCCAGCGGCGACACGACTTTCAATATGGATATCGCGGCGGAGGAAGCGCTGGTCCGCGCTGTGGAGTCCGCCGGATGCCCACTGGCCTGCTACTCCGAAGACGAAGGCTTGAAAGTCTTCGGCGGCAATCCCCGATGGCTGCTCATCGTGGACCCGGTGGACGGCACTCGCCCGGCGGCGGCCGGGTTCGAGGCGTGTGCGGTATCCGTGGCGGTGGCACGCTTCGTCGAAGACGCCCGATGCTCGGATGTGGTGGCCGGGGCTGTCTATGAAGTGCGGCGCGATCGGTTGTACCGGGCTTCTCGAGGCGGCGGCGCCGAGGGTGTCTTCGAGGGAAAGGTCCGCAGGCTGGAGCCCTATCCTCCCCCGGACATCCGCCTTCTGAGATGGACGCTGGAAGTGGTATCGCGCCCTTCGGAGTTGAACTTCGCCGCAGCCGGGCCCCTCATTGACGCCACCACTCTTCGCGGCGGCTTTTTCGTGCTGAACTCCAGCGCGTTCTCGCTGTGTCAGGTGGCCGCGGGACGGATGTCCGGGATGGTGGACCTCTCCGGACGCCTGCTTGCGGAGTTCGCGGAGCGCGTATCGCTGTTCGCGGAGCTGGGCCACGGCCGCCCCATGGGATTATGGGCCTATGACATCGCCGCGGCGGCGCTGATCGCTCAGGAGGCCGGCTGCACGGTGACCGACGCATTCGGCAAGCCCCTGGACTCCATCCGGCTCACCCGGACGCAGGACGAGGACATGGCAAGCTGCGTCTGCGCCGCCAGCAAAGAGTTGCACGAAGGAATGATGCGCCTACTGGAGCAGGGGCTGGCGACGCTGCGACAGCCACGCGGATTGTAA
- the macB gene encoding macrolide export ATP-binding/permease protein MacB, with amino-acid sequence MIRVEGLTKTYSAGAYHVHALRGITLEIQAGEMVAIMGPSGSGKSTFMNIIGCLDRPTTGNYYLDGLNVADLDDDQLAEIRNAKIGFVFQQFNLLPRTTAIRQVQLPMIYSGQGSSEERAFRALEAVGVADRWNHVPSELSGGQQQRVAIARALVNDPRLILADEPTGALDTRSGLEIMSIFQRLNAEGRTVVMVTHEYDVAMHCRRTIRFKDGRVIADEAVPEPKNALEEIARLPRFADEEEP; translated from the coding sequence GTGATCCGGGTTGAAGGACTGACCAAGACCTACAGCGCGGGCGCTTATCACGTGCACGCGCTAAGGGGGATCACGCTGGAAATCCAGGCCGGCGAAATGGTGGCCATCATGGGGCCGTCGGGCTCAGGGAAATCCACCTTCATGAACATCATTGGATGCCTGGACCGTCCCACCACCGGGAACTACTATCTGGACGGTCTGAACGTGGCCGATCTGGATGACGATCAGTTGGCGGAGATCCGCAACGCGAAGATCGGGTTCGTGTTCCAGCAGTTCAATCTGTTGCCCCGCACGACAGCCATCCGCCAGGTGCAGTTGCCTATGATCTATAGCGGGCAGGGCAGCAGCGAGGAACGGGCTTTCCGGGCGCTGGAAGCCGTCGGAGTCGCGGACCGGTGGAACCATGTTCCTTCTGAGCTCTCGGGGGGGCAGCAGCAGCGCGTGGCCATCGCCCGCGCTTTGGTGAACGACCCCAGGCTCATCCTGGCGGACGAGCCCACGGGGGCACTCGATACACGCTCCGGACTGGAGATCATGAGCATCTTTCAGAGGCTGAATGCGGAGGGTCGGACGGTGGTGATGGTGACGCACGAATACGACGTGGCCATGCACTGCCGCCGCACCATCCGATTCAAGGACGGCCGGGTGATCGCGGACGAGGCCGTACCGGAACCAAAGAACGCATTGGAAGAGATCGCCCGGCTGCCCCGGTTCGCTGACGAGGAGGAACCATGA
- the mauG gene encoding cytochrome-c peroxidase: MDAKSSKPSGQQRVRLALSVLVVAAAASLCGCGTRTEAPPESPLLTEAKKLFQPLPARMPGSFFDTPERVALGEELFHEKGLSINSSQSCNTCHRVDGRRAGADNERVSLGALGKPGTRNSPTVINAGFQFVQFWDGRAKDLKEQAKGPIVNPVEMAMPDQKAVEARLRQLGYTQAFRKAFPDAKGDPVTFDNYAEAVAAFERTLVSRSRFDRFLEGDETALSTAEKKGLQTFIKVGCTTCHSGAGVGGQMYQKMGLVNAYTRGSDLGRFQETGKPEDKMMFKVPMLRDVALTAPYFHDGSAKTLEQAVTEMAWLQLGKKLTPQETKDIIAFLNSLNGDGLRPTKPRPAPLSAQRQAAAR; encoded by the coding sequence ATGGATGCAAAATCTAGCAAGCCATCCGGACAGCAGAGAGTCCGGCTCGCATTGTCCGTGCTTGTTGTGGCCGCGGCGGCATCCTTGTGCGGCTGCGGCACACGGACGGAGGCTCCTCCGGAAAGCCCTCTTCTGACAGAGGCGAAGAAGCTCTTCCAACCGCTACCCGCACGCATGCCCGGCAGCTTCTTCGACACACCGGAACGCGTCGCTCTGGGGGAAGAACTTTTCCACGAGAAAGGGCTCTCCATCAATAGCAGCCAGTCCTGCAACACCTGCCACAGGGTGGACGGCCGCCGGGCAGGGGCCGATAACGAACGCGTCTCCCTGGGAGCTCTGGGCAAGCCCGGCACACGGAACTCGCCGACCGTCATCAACGCCGGATTCCAGTTCGTGCAGTTCTGGGATGGGCGCGCCAAAGACCTGAAGGAACAGGCCAAAGGGCCCATCGTCAATCCGGTGGAGATGGCCATGCCGGACCAGAAGGCAGTGGAAGCGCGGCTGAGGCAGTTGGGCTACACGCAGGCATTCCGCAAGGCGTTTCCTGATGCCAAAGGCGACCCGGTCACATTCGACAACTATGCGGAAGCGGTGGCGGCGTTCGAGCGGACGCTGGTCTCACGGAGCCGGTTCGACCGCTTCCTGGAAGGTGACGAAACCGCACTGAGCACGGCGGAGAAGAAAGGGCTCCAGACGTTCATCAAGGTGGGATGCACCACGTGCCACTCCGGAGCCGGTGTAGGCGGTCAGATGTACCAGAAGATGGGCCTGGTGAACGCCTACACCCGCGGAAGCGACCTCGGGCGCTTTCAGGAGACCGGCAAGCCCGAGGACAAGATGATGTTCAAAGTGCCTATGCTGCGCGACGTTGCGTTGACGGCCCCGTATTTCCACGATGGATCGGCCAAAACGCTGGAACAGGCGGTGACCGAAATGGCCTGGTTGCAGCTTGGCAAGAAACTCACCCCGCAGGAGACCAAGGACATCATCGCATTCCTGAACTCCCTGAACGGTGATGGCCTCCGGCCAACGAAGCCCAGACCGGCGCCCCTCTCGGCGCAGCGCCAAGCAGCCGCGCGATAA
- a CDS encoding oxidoreductase, with amino-acid sequence MSDRVYRVVVAGVGKRGRHHASAFRANPRFELVGLCDIDEARLKQAADEFGVPATGTDAAALLRDLQPDVFCFTTMPSVRYSLIEAGVNSGVKLIAYEKPMAMSSAEGRRIMELVRAAGVKTVVSHQHRYGEHYRKVKEVIESGALGRVHTVYGHATGWMLHMMTHMIDYARWYNGNADAVWVMGQAAGKGKFSDPHPSPDYIAGIVQFANGVRGYFETGAGAPDVPEVDYWWRKCRVGAQGTEGFAEVLTGGGWRAVTRQGMMGGEGCMNYDLDMPPYIEDMARWLDDDSAVHPCNGEEAWKGFEIMMAICRSAARGGQIAIPLEDGPPELDELRDRMPDSPVLLSSEENRKEYLG; translated from the coding sequence ATGAGTGACCGTGTCTACCGGGTGGTCGTGGCCGGAGTAGGCAAGCGGGGGCGGCATCACGCCTCGGCGTTCCGGGCCAACCCCCGATTCGAGCTGGTTGGGCTGTGTGACATTGACGAAGCGCGGCTAAAGCAGGCTGCGGACGAGTTCGGGGTCCCGGCCACCGGCACAGACGCCGCCGCGCTGCTGAGAGACCTTCAGCCGGACGTATTCTGCTTCACCACCATGCCGTCCGTGCGCTACAGCCTCATCGAGGCGGGCGTCAACTCGGGCGTCAAGCTCATCGCCTACGAGAAGCCGATGGCCATGTCCTCGGCCGAGGGCCGGCGCATCATGGAGCTGGTCCGCGCTGCGGGCGTGAAGACCGTGGTCAGCCACCAGCACCGATACGGCGAGCATTACCGGAAGGTGAAGGAGGTCATCGAGAGCGGTGCACTTGGCCGGGTGCATACCGTCTACGGGCACGCCACCGGCTGGATGCTTCATATGATGACCCACATGATAGACTATGCCCGTTGGTATAACGGCAACGCGGATGCGGTGTGGGTGATGGGACAGGCGGCTGGAAAAGGAAAGTTCTCGGATCCGCATCCATCGCCCGACTACATCGCGGGCATCGTTCAGTTCGCGAATGGAGTGCGGGGCTACTTCGAAACCGGCGCCGGCGCTCCGGACGTGCCCGAAGTGGACTACTGGTGGCGCAAGTGCCGGGTGGGGGCACAGGGGACGGAAGGGTTCGCCGAGGTGCTCACCGGCGGCGGCTGGCGAGCCGTCACCCGTCAAGGCATGATGGGCGGTGAAGGATGTATGAACTACGACCTGGACATGCCACCCTATATCGAGGACATGGCGCGCTGGCTGGATGATGACTCCGCAGTGCATCCCTGTAACGGCGAGGAGGCATGGAAAGGGTTCGAGATCATGATGGCCATCTGCCGCTCGGCGGCGCGTGGAGGTCAGATCGCGATCCCGCTGGAGGATGGCCCGCCGGAGCTGGATGAGTTGCGCGATCGGATGCCGGATTCTCCCGTTCTTCTCTCCTCGGAAGAGAACCGGAAGGAATATCTGGGCTAG
- a CDS encoding Fis family transcriptional regulator — MHPMRVIIADDESIIRLDLRKTLEAGGHTVVGEAGDGETALNLARTLKPDIAILDIKMPVMDGLDAAKAITEEGIAPVVLLTAYSEPELIARAKEAGVFGYLVKPFQEADLHPAMEVACARFEQMKALQEQVQDLEDRLETRKAVERAKGILMEKHGLTETEAFRRIQTQSMNTRKSMREIAEAIILASQI; from the coding sequence ATGCATCCCATGCGCGTCATCATCGCAGACGACGAATCCATCATCCGCCTGGACCTCCGCAAGACCCTGGAGGCGGGCGGGCACACCGTGGTCGGAGAGGCGGGCGATGGAGAGACCGCCCTGAATTTGGCTCGGACCCTGAAACCGGACATCGCGATCCTGGACATCAAGATGCCGGTGATGGACGGGCTGGACGCGGCAAAGGCCATCACCGAGGAGGGCATCGCCCCGGTGGTGCTACTGACCGCCTACAGCGAGCCCGAACTGATTGCACGGGCGAAAGAAGCGGGGGTGTTCGGGTATCTGGTGAAGCCGTTCCAGGAGGCGGACCTGCACCCGGCTATGGAGGTGGCCTGTGCCCGGTTCGAGCAGATGAAGGCCCTGCAGGAGCAGGTGCAAGATCTGGAAGACCGTCTGGAGACCCGCAAGGCCGTGGAACGGGCCAAGGGCATCCTGATGGAGAAGCACGGGCTCACCGAGACGGAGGCGTTCCGGCGCATCCAGACCCAGAGCATGAACACCCGGAAGTCCATGCGGGAGATCGCGGAGGCCATCATCCTGGCCAGCCAGATCTGA
- the leuS gene encoding leucine--tRNA ligase: MSSVNTRQESTVVKYDFRSIEKRWQERWRADDLFRTPEDRSRPKFYGLDFFPYPSGDGLSVGHCRNYVPSDVFCRYRRMRGDNVLHPMGWDAFGLPAENEAIRRKSHPKKTVPQYVANYKRQMNLLGLSYDWSREINSSEPEYYRWTQWFFLLLYRRGLAYRSSAPANWCPSCATVLANEEVHDGACWRCGSEIEKKDLPQWFFRITQYADRLLEDLKLVDWPESIKLMQTNWIGRSVGVEFEMPIKGHEASMRVFTTRVDTVFGVSFAVLAPEHPLVAQITTPDRRAEVEEYVRKSRRISEIDRLSTERERDGCFTGAYAINPVNGQEVPIYVADYVLLSYGTGAIMAVPAHDTRDFDFARRYGLPAPVVIAPDGWDGQPLKEAHTGEGTMVNSGQFSGMRNTEGAEAIADWMQEQGIGERRVNYRLRDWLISRQRYWGAPIPIVHCPACGEVPVPEEQLPVLLPDVENYEPPGDGRSPLAIIPEFVNTSCPACGGPAERETDTMGGFACSSWYFLRFADPHNDCAPFDRDKVEYWLPVDLYVGGAEHAVMHLLYARFWTKVMYDAGLVPFVEPFTRLKNQGMLLAPDPKNPGVLVKMSKSKFNVVTPDEMAEKYGADALRVYELFVAPFEDTVPWSEDGINGCWRFLNRVYRVVAERPGSFVPDWRSTVRQETVSDEAKALARKTHQTIAKVTKDIEDFAFNTAVAALMELTNQIYDFVNAKDGLHYPCPVWSEAVETLILLLAPMAPHLADELWQMIGREGYTYSAPWPEADPDVARADVLTIVVQVNGKVRDKISVDAGTSQAELERLALESPKVQGALQGRPARKVIVVPGRLVNVVG, from the coding sequence ATGTCGTCCGTGAATACAAGACAGGAATCAACCGTGGTGAAATACGACTTCCGGTCCATTGAGAAGCGTTGGCAGGAGCGCTGGCGGGCCGATGACCTGTTCCGGACGCCGGAGGACCGGTCTCGCCCGAAGTTCTACGGGCTGGATTTCTTCCCGTATCCATCGGGCGACGGCCTTTCGGTCGGGCACTGCAGGAACTACGTACCCAGCGACGTCTTCTGCCGCTACCGACGGATGCGCGGAGACAATGTCCTGCATCCCATGGGGTGGGATGCCTTCGGTCTTCCAGCCGAGAACGAAGCCATCCGCCGCAAGTCCCATCCGAAGAAGACCGTGCCGCAGTATGTGGCCAACTACAAGCGCCAGATGAATCTGCTGGGCCTGTCTTACGACTGGTCGCGGGAGATCAACTCCAGCGAGCCGGAATACTATCGCTGGACTCAGTGGTTCTTCCTGTTGCTCTACCGGCGCGGGCTGGCGTACCGGTCGTCGGCCCCCGCCAACTGGTGTCCCAGCTGCGCCACAGTTCTGGCCAACGAGGAGGTGCACGACGGAGCCTGCTGGCGCTGCGGCTCGGAAATCGAAAAGAAAGATCTGCCGCAGTGGTTCTTCCGCATCACGCAGTACGCAGACCGCCTATTGGAGGATCTGAAACTGGTGGACTGGCCCGAGTCCATCAAGCTGATGCAGACCAACTGGATCGGGCGCAGCGTTGGGGTGGAGTTCGAAATGCCCATCAAGGGGCACGAGGCCTCGATGCGCGTGTTCACCACCCGTGTGGATACAGTCTTCGGCGTTTCCTTCGCGGTTCTGGCCCCGGAGCATCCGCTGGTTGCGCAGATCACCACGCCCGACCGCCGGGCGGAGGTGGAGGAATACGTCCGCAAAAGCCGCCGGATCTCCGAGATAGACCGCCTGTCTACCGAGCGGGAGCGCGATGGGTGCTTCACGGGAGCCTATGCCATCAATCCGGTCAACGGGCAGGAGGTGCCCATTTATGTGGCCGATTACGTTCTGCTCAGCTACGGGACGGGCGCGATCATGGCGGTTCCCGCGCACGATACCCGCGACTTTGACTTCGCCCGGCGCTATGGCCTTCCCGCTCCGGTGGTCATCGCGCCGGACGGTTGGGACGGCCAGCCGCTGAAGGAGGCGCACACGGGCGAGGGCACGATGGTGAACTCGGGGCAGTTCTCCGGGATGCGCAACACGGAGGGCGCTGAGGCCATCGCGGACTGGATGCAGGAACAGGGAATCGGAGAGCGCCGCGTGAACTACCGCCTGCGGGACTGGCTCATCTCCCGTCAGCGCTACTGGGGAGCGCCGATCCCTATCGTGCACTGTCCCGCCTGCGGAGAGGTGCCGGTGCCGGAGGAGCAGTTACCCGTCCTGCTGCCCGATGTCGAAAATTACGAGCCCCCCGGCGACGGGCGTTCGCCTCTGGCCATCATACCGGAGTTTGTGAACACTTCCTGTCCGGCGTGCGGCGGTCCGGCTGAGCGGGAGACGGACACCATGGGCGGCTTCGCCTGCTCCAGCTGGTACTTCCTTAGGTTTGCCGATCCTCACAACGATTGCGCCCCTTTCGACCGGGACAAAGTGGAGTACTGGCTGCCCGTGGATCTGTATGTCGGCGGAGCTGAGCATGCCGTCATGCACCTGCTGTATGCCCGGTTCTGGACGAAGGTGATGTACGATGCCGGGCTTGTGCCGTTTGTGGAGCCTTTCACCCGGCTGAAGAACCAGGGCATGCTCCTTGCACCGGACCCCAAGAATCCGGGCGTGCTGGTCAAGATGTCCAAGTCCAAGTTCAACGTCGTCACGCCCGACGAAATGGCGGAGAAGTACGGCGCGGACGCCCTGCGGGTCTATGAGCTTTTTGTCGCGCCGTTCGAAGATACGGTGCCTTGGAGTGAGGATGGCATCAACGGGTGCTGGAGGTTTCTGAACCGGGTCTACCGCGTGGTGGCCGAGCGGCCTGGCAGTTTCGTGCCGGACTGGCGGTCAACCGTCCGGCAGGAGACCGTCAGCGATGAGGCGAAAGCCCTGGCGCGCAAGACGCACCAGACCATCGCGAAGGTCACCAAGGATATCGAAGACTTCGCCTTCAACACGGCGGTCGCCGCCCTGATGGAGTTGACCAACCAGATCTATGACTTTGTCAACGCCAAGGACGGTCTGCATTATCCGTGCCCCGTATGGAGCGAGGCCGTGGAGACGCTCATCCTGCTTCTGGCCCCGATGGCTCCTCATCTGGCGGACGAGCTGTGGCAGATGATCGGCCGGGAGGGCTACACCTATTCCGCACCGTGGCCTGAGGCCGATCCCGACGTGGCCAGGGCGGATGTGCTGACCATCGTCGTGCAGGTGAACGGCAAAGTTAGGGACAAGATATCCGTGGACGCGGGAACGAGCCAGGCCGAGCTCGAGCGGTTGGCGCTGGAGAGTCCCAAGGTGCAGGGAGCCCTTCAGGGCAGGCCGGCGCGTAAGGTCATCGTGGTGCCGGGACGGTTGGTGAACGTGGTGGGCTGA
- the tolC gene encoding outer membrane channel protein yields the protein MRPPVLTGVLVLALAAAMLWPAAAEELPSRPLTVDDAIRIALENHGSVSAAAEGVLASRQRVIQARTGTLPRVTGEVSYTVSGQQLRTSGSGDWESFTRSSDGAQPRVAVSYNLYDGGLTRASVRQASAEERSSRAGLAAVRNSLSLQVAQAFYNQLRAQRTLEIRRQLEGLAQEQLRAVEARIEAGAAAPADRALPLSELRNRQVDVVLAENDLVVSAVTLRQLMGLPPGPTLELQEVSGQPESGNLDQWLEAARKNRPELVEAQARVESAAASLEAARVRRSARLDLTAAYDLTPASNSRRQDWTVGAAISMPLWDGQLTAAQVAEAEARLRAAQATLEQEEKNVASEVTRAYRNLVSALERVQATKAALEAARVNLESETERYRLQAAGSSVLALQTAQVQYATASTNDIQARYDVQAAWSQLQQAIGGLQ from the coding sequence ATGAGACCTCCCGTCTTGACCGGCGTGCTTGTGCTCGCCCTGGCGGCGGCGATGCTTTGGCCCGCCGCGGCTGAGGAGCTTCCATCACGGCCACTGACTGTGGACGACGCCATCCGTATCGCGCTGGAAAACCATGGTTCGGTCAGTGCGGCGGCGGAAGGTGTGCTGGCCAGCCGACAGCGCGTGATACAGGCACGCACAGGCACCCTGCCCCGCGTTACTGGCGAAGTGAGCTACACGGTGTCCGGGCAGCAGCTCCGCACGAGCGGAAGCGGGGACTGGGAGTCCTTCACTCGCTCCAGCGACGGAGCCCAGCCCCGCGTGGCTGTCAGCTACAACCTTTACGACGGCGGGCTGACGCGGGCATCGGTGCGGCAAGCCTCCGCCGAAGAGCGCTCCAGCCGCGCCGGCTTGGCGGCCGTGCGGAACTCGCTGTCGTTGCAGGTGGCGCAGGCATTCTACAACCAGCTGCGTGCACAGCGGACCCTGGAGATCCGCAGGCAACTGGAAGGACTCGCCCAGGAGCAGCTCCGGGCGGTGGAGGCGCGCATCGAGGCCGGGGCGGCAGCTCCGGCAGACCGCGCACTGCCGCTTTCGGAGCTCCGCAACAGGCAGGTGGACGTTGTGCTGGCGGAAAACGACCTGGTCGTCTCGGCGGTGACCCTCCGACAGCTGATGGGTCTCCCTCCCGGCCCGACCCTGGAGCTTCAGGAGGTGTCCGGACAGCCAGAGTCAGGGAACCTGGACCAGTGGCTGGAAGCCGCGCGCAAGAACCGCCCTGAGCTTGTCGAGGCACAGGCACGGGTGGAAAGCGCGGCCGCATCTCTGGAAGCCGCCCGCGTCCGGCGAAGCGCCCGGTTGGATCTGACGGCCGCGTATGACCTCACCCCTGCCAGCAACTCGCGCCGGCAGGACTGGACCGTGGGAGCCGCCATCAGCATGCCACTGTGGGACGGCCAGTTGACCGCAGCCCAGGTGGCCGAGGCGGAAGCTCGCTTGCGCGCCGCACAGGCGACTCTGGAACAGGAGGAGAAAAATGTCGCATCCGAAGTGACCCGCGCCTATCGCAACTTGGTCAGCGCCCTGGAGCGTGTACAAGCCACGAAAGCTGCGCTGGAAGCGGCGCGCGTGAACCTGGAATCCGAAACGGAACGTTACAGACTTCAGGCGGCAGGGTCTTCCGTGCTGGCGCTCCAGACAGCCCAGGTCCAGTATGCCACCGCAAGCACCAACGACATTCAGGCGCGCTACGACGTGCAGGCCGCCTGGTCTCAGCTTCAGCAGGCCATTGGAGGATTGCAGTAG
- a CDS encoding multidrug ABC transporter substrate-binding protein, with translation MSVTTPERAASSAPAAESILPHHHLSLRRGLGLQEAFRVAWDGLMANKMRSLLTMLGIIIGVAAVIVMVALGQGVAKATQEAIAKLGTNVLTIVPNAQRSGAVNLGLGSMMTLKPQDAEMILKQCPSVKAVSPESNGNATVKFRGQNTRTNVVGASPEYFTIRNMPLAKGQIFTEDDVRRRVKVAVIGDTVRENLFNGIEPVGKDIKINGQNFRVIGVVQKRGAAGWRNPDDQVTIPYTTAMRRVFGVDYLNRISVQAVSQDKMLQAQDEILAAIARAHRTPPDTEPDVRIFNQADITESANQQSTFLTMLLAGIALVSLVVGGIGIMNIMLVSVTERTREIGIRKAIGARRRDILLQFLIESVTLSLVGGVLGVLLGIGVSLWMALPQASGGPGFPMLISLPPIVISFVFAALVGTFFGLYPAVKASRLDPIEALRYE, from the coding sequence ATGAGCGTCACCACTCCCGAACGAGCCGCATCCAGTGCTCCGGCGGCGGAAAGCATCCTCCCGCATCATCACCTGAGCCTGCGGCGCGGATTGGGCCTGCAGGAGGCGTTTCGCGTGGCCTGGGACGGGCTGATGGCCAACAAGATGCGTTCGCTGCTGACGATGCTCGGCATCATCATCGGCGTCGCGGCAGTCATTGTGATGGTGGCCCTGGGCCAGGGCGTCGCCAAGGCCACCCAGGAGGCCATTGCGAAGCTGGGGACCAACGTGCTGACCATCGTGCCCAATGCTCAGCGCAGCGGCGCAGTGAACCTGGGGCTCGGGAGCATGATGACCCTGAAGCCGCAGGACGCCGAAATGATCCTCAAACAGTGTCCTTCCGTAAAAGCCGTCTCGCCGGAATCCAATGGGAACGCTACGGTCAAGTTCCGGGGTCAGAACACGCGCACCAATGTTGTTGGCGCAAGTCCCGAATACTTCACCATCCGCAACATGCCTCTGGCGAAAGGACAGATCTTCACGGAAGACGACGTCCGCCGGCGGGTAAAAGTGGCCGTCATCGGTGATACGGTCCGCGAGAACCTGTTCAACGGCATAGAGCCGGTGGGCAAGGACATCAAGATCAACGGCCAGAACTTCCGCGTGATCGGGGTGGTGCAGAAAAGAGGAGCAGCAGGGTGGCGCAACCCCGATGACCAGGTCACCATCCCCTACACCACCGCCATGCGTCGCGTGTTCGGCGTGGACTATTTGAACCGCATCAGCGTTCAGGCAGTCTCGCAGGACAAGATGCTTCAGGCGCAAGATGAGATCCTGGCGGCCATCGCACGCGCGCACCGGACACCTCCCGACACCGAGCCCGACGTGCGGATCTTCAACCAGGCGGACATCACAGAGAGCGCCAACCAGCAGAGCACATTCCTGACGATGCTTCTGGCGGGGATCGCCCTGGTGTCGCTGGTGGTTGGCGGCATCGGGATCATGAACATCATGCTGGTCAGCGTGACCGAGCGCACCCGGGAGATCGGCATCCGCAAGGCCATCGGGGCGCGGCGCAGGGACATCCTGCTGCAGTTCCTCATCGAATCCGTCACTTTGAGCCTGGTTGGCGGCGTACTGGGCGTGCTGCTGGGAATCGGAGTATCCCTCTGGATGGCGCTCCCCCAGGCGAGCGGTGGGCCGGGCTTCCCCATGCTGATCTCGCTGCCGCCGATCGTCATTTCATTCGTGTTCGCAGCACTGGTGGGAACGTTCTTCGGATTGTACCCGGCCGTCAAGGCTTCCCGCCTGGATCCCATCGAGGCGCTGCGCTACGAATAA
- the gnnB gene encoding UDP-2-acetamido-2-deoxy-alpha-D-ribo-hexopyranos-3-ulose 3-aminotransferase: MEVPFYGHVRQYHNLKQEIDDAILQVLESGAYVMGPTLERFEQELAQYAGMAHAVGVNSGTDALWLAMMAKNIGPGDEVITTSNTFFATAEAIWIAGATAVFVDSDPKTHCIDVSKIEDAITPQTKAIVPVHLYGQCAEMDRVHEIAQKHGLTVFEDNAQAIDARGDTFTIGQFSAAVGTSFIIQKNLGTFGDGGAVLTDDADLAQRVRKLRNHGSLKRSVHSFGFNSRLDDIHAGILSVKLKRITEWSDRRREIAAKYTEGLKDSGLILPYEKPGYRHVYHLYVVHTPAGQRDELLKYLNDNGVDAKLHYPIAIHQQEGFPWGKPYRIAGDLKNTEFNAANCISLPMFPELTQEEIDYTIQTTLEGCKKIL, encoded by the coding sequence TTGGAAGTCCCGTTTTATGGTCACGTCAGGCAGTATCACAACCTGAAACAGGAGATTGACGACGCCATCCTGCAAGTGCTGGAGTCCGGCGCCTACGTCATGGGCCCCACTCTGGAGCGGTTCGAGCAGGAGCTTGCGCAGTATGCCGGAATGGCTCACGCCGTGGGAGTCAATTCCGGGACCGACGCTCTGTGGCTGGCTATGATGGCGAAGAACATCGGGCCGGGCGACGAGGTTATCACCACCAGCAACACCTTCTTCGCCACGGCGGAGGCCATCTGGATTGCGGGCGCGACGGCTGTCTTCGTGGACAGCGATCCTAAGACCCATTGCATTGACGTCTCGAAGATCGAGGATGCCATCACTCCCCAAACAAAGGCCATCGTCCCGGTGCATCTGTATGGCCAGTGCGCCGAGATGGACCGGGTCCACGAGATCGCGCAGAAGCACGGTCTGACGGTCTTCGAGGATAACGCCCAGGCCATTGACGCGCGTGGCGATACGTTCACGATCGGCCAGTTTTCTGCCGCCGTCGGCACCAGCTTTATCATACAGAAGAACCTGGGCACGTTCGGAGACGGTGGCGCTGTCCTGACCGATGACGCCGACCTGGCGCAGCGCGTCCGAAAACTGCGCAACCACGGTTCCTTGAAGCGCTCCGTCCACTCCTTCGGCTTCAATAGCCGCCTGGATGACATCCACGCCGGCATCCTGAGCGTAAAGCTGAAAAGGATCACCGAGTGGTCTGACCGGCGGCGCGAAATCGCTGCGAAGTATACCGAGGGACTGAAAGATTCCGGCCTGATTCTCCCCTACGAGAAGCCGGGTTACCGCCACGTGTATCACCTGTATGTGGTTCATACTCCGGCAGGCCAGCGGGATGAACTTCTCAAGTATCTCAACGATAACGGCGTGGACGCAAAGCTGCACTACCCGATCGCCATCCATCAGCAGGAAGGATTCCCGTGGGGCAAGCCGTACCGCATCGCGGGAGACCTGAAGAACACGGAGTTCAACGCGGCGAACTGCATCTCCCTGCCCATGTTCCCCGAACTGACGCAGGAGGAGATAGACTACACCATCCAGACCACGCTGGAAGGGTGCAAGAAGATCCTTTGA